Proteins from a genomic interval of Streptomyces sp. NBC_01445:
- a CDS encoding response regulator transcription factor, with product MTVRVLLADDEHLIRGALAALLGLEDDLVVVAEAATGPEALAMARAHRPDVAVLDLEMPGADGVKVATALRGELPACRVMIVTGHGRPGHLKRALSAGVRAFVPKTVSAQRLAEIIRTVHAGNRYVDPELAADAIAAGDSPLTAREAEVLEFAADGAPVAEIAERAALSQGTVRNYLSSAVSKLGAENRHSAVRLARERGWV from the coding sequence GTGACCGTGCGCGTGCTGCTCGCCGATGACGAGCACCTCATCCGGGGGGCGCTCGCCGCGCTGCTCGGGCTCGAGGACGATCTGGTCGTCGTCGCCGAGGCCGCCACCGGGCCCGAGGCGCTCGCCATGGCCCGGGCCCACCGGCCCGATGTGGCCGTGCTCGATCTGGAGATGCCTGGCGCCGACGGTGTGAAGGTCGCCACAGCGCTGCGCGGTGAACTGCCCGCGTGCCGGGTCATGATCGTGACCGGTCACGGGCGCCCCGGGCATCTGAAACGGGCCCTGTCCGCCGGGGTGCGCGCCTTCGTGCCGAAGACCGTGAGCGCCCAGCGGCTCGCCGAGATCATCAGGACCGTGCACGCGGGAAACCGTTATGTGGACCCGGAGTTGGCGGCCGACGCGATCGCCGCGGGCGACTCCCCGCTGACCGCTCGCGAGGCCGAGGTGCTCGAATTCGCCGCCGACGGGGCGCCCGTGGCGGAGATCGCGGAGCGCGCCGCGCTCTCGCAGGGGACCGTACGGAACTATCTGTCGTCCGCCGTCTCGAAGCTCGGGGCCGAGAACCGGCACTCGGCAGTGCGGCTCGCACGGGAGCGAGGTTGGGTATAG
- a CDS encoding N,N-dimethylformamidase beta subunit family domain-containing protein, translating into MGPEREGQKAEWPEHARSPRTIRRWESGALAHAVSDPFGQGPLPWLRGSEHYFDDTGQVVPWYVDHAPQPGASTVATSIPSPRTGGPRTADDVHRQIKGFTSTGAAAPGEAIDFHITVDPPQQFSVDIYRIGHYGGDGASKIITSPRLSGIVQPAPLTADRTVSCHHWWLSWRLQIPSFWNVGAYVAVLTTVDGYRSHVPFTVRDSRPADLLLLLPDVTWQAYNLYPEDGHTGASLYHAWDEEGRLLGEGDAATTVSFDRPYAGAGLPLHVGHAYDFIRWAERYGYDLAYADARDLHAGRIDPTRYRGLVFPGHDEYWSTPMRRTTEVAREHGTSLVFLSANTMYWQVELGPSPSGVPDRLLTCHKRRAPGKSALWREIDRPEQQLMGIQYAGRVPEPHPLVVRNADHWLWEATGAHEGDEIDGLVAGEADRYFPRTALPEHEDRILLAHSPYRDSERAPRHQETSLYRAPSGSLVFASGTFAWSPALDRPGHVDPRIQRATANLLDRICKRD; encoded by the coding sequence ATGGGGCCGGAACGGGAGGGGCAGAAGGCCGAGTGGCCGGAACACGCGCGGTCACCCCGCACCATCCGCCGCTGGGAGTCCGGCGCGCTCGCCCACGCCGTGAGCGACCCCTTCGGCCAGGGCCCCCTGCCGTGGCTGCGCGGCAGCGAGCACTACTTCGACGACACGGGCCAGGTGGTCCCCTGGTACGTCGACCACGCCCCCCAGCCCGGCGCGAGCACCGTCGCCACCAGCATCCCCAGCCCCCGCACCGGCGGCCCCCGCACGGCCGACGACGTGCACCGCCAGATCAAGGGCTTCACGTCGACCGGAGCGGCCGCGCCCGGCGAGGCGATCGACTTCCACATCACGGTGGACCCGCCCCAGCAGTTCAGCGTCGACATCTACCGCATCGGTCACTACGGCGGCGACGGTGCCAGCAAGATCATCACCAGCCCGCGGCTCTCCGGCATCGTCCAGCCGGCCCCGCTCACCGCGGACCGTACGGTCTCCTGCCACCACTGGTGGCTGTCCTGGCGCCTGCAGATCCCGTCGTTCTGGAACGTGGGCGCGTACGTGGCCGTCCTCACCACCGTCGACGGCTACCGCTCGCACGTCCCCTTCACGGTCCGCGACAGCCGGCCCGCCGATCTCCTCCTGCTCCTGCCGGACGTGACCTGGCAGGCGTACAACCTCTATCCGGAGGACGGGCACACGGGCGCGAGCCTCTACCACGCGTGGGACGAGGAGGGGCGACTGCTCGGCGAGGGCGACGCCGCGACGACGGTCTCCTTCGACCGTCCGTACGCCGGCGCGGGTCTCCCCCTGCACGTCGGCCACGCCTACGACTTCATCCGCTGGGCCGAGCGGTACGGCTACGACCTCGCGTACGCCGACGCCCGCGACCTGCACGCGGGCCGCATCGACCCGACCCGCTACCGGGGCCTCGTCTTCCCCGGCCACGACGAGTACTGGTCGACGCCGATGCGCCGCACCACCGAAGTGGCCCGCGAGCACGGCACGTCACTCGTCTTCCTCTCCGCCAACACCATGTACTGGCAGGTGGAGTTGGGCCCGTCCCCGTCCGGCGTGCCGGACCGGCTGCTCACCTGCCACAAGCGCAGAGCGCCCGGGAAGTCCGCCCTGTGGCGCGAGATCGACCGCCCCGAGCAGCAGCTCATGGGCATCCAGTACGCGGGCCGGGTCCCGGAGCCGCACCCCCTCGTCGTGCGGAACGCCGACCACTGGCTGTGGGAGGCCACCGGGGCGCACGAGGGCGACGAGATCGACGGCCTGGTCGCGGGCGAGGCCGACCGCTACTTCCCGCGCACCGCGCTGCCCGAGCACGAGGACCGCATCCTGCTCGCCCACTCGCCCTATCGCGACAGCGAGCGGGCGCCGCGTCACCAGGAGACGTCCCTGTACCGGGCGCCGTCCGGATCGCTGGTCTTCGCGTCCGGCACGTTCGCCTGGTCCCCGGCCCTCGACCGCCCCGGCCATGTCGACCCGCGGATCCAGCGCGCGACGGCCAACCTCCTCGACCGGATCTGCAAACGCGACTGA
- a CDS encoding histone-like nucleoid-structuring protein Lsr2, whose amino-acid sequence MAQRVVVTLSDDIDGGEAAETVVFGLDGKSYEIDLNPANAKKLRKALAPFLQAGRKQTGSGRAASGKTVRSFKHTAVSADPAAVRAWARSHKMDVPPRGRIPKRVYEAFEAAN is encoded by the coding sequence GTGGCGCAGCGTGTCGTGGTCACTCTCTCCGACGACATCGACGGCGGAGAAGCCGCAGAAACGGTCGTGTTCGGTCTCGACGGCAAGTCGTACGAGATCGACCTGAATCCAGCCAATGCCAAGAAACTGCGCAAGGCGCTGGCTCCCTTCCTCCAGGCCGGCCGCAAGCAGACCGGCTCGGGCCGTGCGGCGTCGGGGAAGACCGTCAGGAGTTTCAAGCACACCGCGGTGTCCGCCGACCCGGCGGCCGTCCGCGCCTGGGCGCGCTCGCACAAGATGGACGTCCCGCCACGCGGCCGCATCCCCAAGCGGGTCTACGAGGCGTTCGAGGCGGCCAACTGA
- a CDS encoding ABC transporter ATP-binding protein, giving the protein METNERVIDVTDLRRVYGGSYEAVRGVTFSVARGELFALLGTNGAGKTSTVELLEGLAVPAGGRVRVLGHDPYTERDLVRPRVGVMLQEGGFPSELTVAEAVRMWGGCTSGARPAGEALELVGLERRSRVRVKQLSGGEKRRLDLALALLGRPEVLFLDEPTTGLDAEGRRATWNLVRELRAEGTTVLLTTHYLEEAEELADRLAILHEGRIAAEGRVDEVVAAQPSHISFELPDGYFPGDLPPLAELGVSGHETDGRTIRLRTGELQRAATGLLLWARDARVELRGLDVRSASLEEAFLRIAQEARTETTAGTEYRDEVAAR; this is encoded by the coding sequence ATGGAAACGAACGAGCGCGTGATCGACGTCACCGATCTGCGACGCGTGTACGGGGGCTCGTACGAGGCGGTGCGCGGAGTGACCTTCTCCGTCGCCCGCGGAGAACTCTTCGCCCTCCTCGGCACCAACGGCGCGGGCAAGACCTCCACCGTCGAACTCCTCGAAGGACTCGCCGTCCCGGCCGGCGGCCGTGTACGGGTCCTCGGGCACGACCCGTACACGGAACGCGACCTGGTCAGGCCGCGCGTCGGGGTCATGCTCCAGGAAGGCGGCTTTCCGTCCGAGCTGACCGTCGCCGAGGCCGTCCGGATGTGGGGCGGATGCACGAGCGGTGCCCGGCCCGCCGGTGAGGCCCTTGAGCTCGTCGGGCTCGAACGGCGGTCCCGGGTCCGCGTGAAGCAGCTGTCCGGCGGCGAGAAGCGGCGCCTGGACCTGGCGCTCGCGCTGCTCGGCCGGCCCGAGGTCCTCTTCCTCGACGAGCCGACCACCGGTCTCGACGCCGAGGGGCGGCGCGCCACCTGGAACCTGGTGCGCGAGCTGCGCGCCGAGGGCACCACCGTGCTGCTGACCACTCACTACCTCGAAGAGGCCGAGGAGCTCGCCGACCGGCTCGCCATCCTGCACGAGGGGCGGATCGCCGCCGAGGGCCGCGTCGACGAGGTCGTCGCCGCCCAGCCCTCGCACATCTCCTTCGAACTTCCCGACGGGTACTTCCCCGGCGACCTCCCGCCGCTCGCCGAGCTCGGCGTCAGCGGCCACGAGACGGACGGCCGCACCATCCGGCTGCGGACCGGCGAGCTCCAACGGGCCGCCACCGGGCTCCTGTTGTGGGCCAGGGACGCCCGGGTCGAGCTGCGGGGGCTCGACGTGCGCAGCGCGTCCCTCGAAGAGGCGTTCCTGCGGATCGCGCAGGAGGCGCGTACGGAAACCACGGCCGGCACGGAGTACAGGGACGAGGTGGCGGCGCGATGA
- the purD gene encoding phosphoribosylamine--glycine ligase: MKVLVIGSGAREHALCRSLSLDPDVTALHCAPGNAGIAEVAELLPVDALDGAAVARLAGELAADLVVVGPEAPLVAGVADAVRAAGIPCFGPSGEAAQLEGSKAFAKDVMAGAGVPTARSYVCTTPAEVDEALDAFGAPYVVKDDGLAAGKGVVVTDDLEAARAHANACDRVVIEEFLDGPEVSLFAITDGVTVVPLQPAQDFKRALDGDAGPNTGGMGAYSPLPWADPKLVDEVMETVLQPTVDELRRRGTAFSGLLYAGLAITSRGVRVIEFNARFGDPETQVVLARLKTPLAGVLLASADGTLADLPPLRWSDEAAVTVVVASHNYPETPRTGDPITGLADVAAQDAPHAYVLHAGTKRDGDAVVSAGGRVLSVTATGSDLTQARERAYAAVSRIGLDGSQHRTDIAAKAAAEA; encoded by the coding sequence GTGAAGGTCCTCGTCATCGGCAGCGGCGCCCGCGAACACGCCCTGTGCCGCTCACTGTCCCTCGACCCCGACGTCACCGCGCTGCACTGCGCGCCCGGCAACGCAGGAATCGCCGAGGTCGCCGAGCTACTCCCGGTCGACGCCCTCGACGGCGCTGCCGTGGCCCGGCTGGCCGGTGAGCTGGCCGCGGACCTCGTCGTGGTCGGTCCGGAGGCGCCCCTTGTCGCAGGGGTCGCCGACGCCGTACGCGCCGCGGGCATCCCCTGCTTCGGTCCCTCCGGGGAAGCCGCACAGCTGGAGGGCTCGAAGGCGTTCGCCAAGGACGTGATGGCGGGGGCCGGCGTGCCGACCGCCCGCTCGTACGTCTGCACCACCCCGGCCGAGGTCGACGAGGCGCTCGATGCCTTCGGCGCCCCGTACGTCGTCAAGGACGATGGCCTCGCGGCCGGCAAGGGCGTCGTCGTGACCGACGACCTCGAGGCCGCCCGCGCGCACGCCAACGCCTGCGACCGCGTCGTCATCGAGGAGTTCCTCGACGGCCCCGAGGTCTCGCTCTTCGCGATCACCGACGGCGTGACCGTCGTCCCGCTCCAGCCCGCGCAGGACTTCAAGCGCGCGCTCGACGGCGACGCGGGCCCCAACACCGGTGGCATGGGAGCCTATTCGCCGCTCCCGTGGGCCGACCCGAAGCTCGTCGACGAGGTCATGGAGACGGTCCTCCAACCGACGGTCGACGAACTGCGCCGCCGCGGCACGGCCTTCTCCGGCCTGCTGTACGCGGGGCTCGCGATCACCTCGCGCGGTGTGCGGGTCATCGAGTTCAACGCCCGGTTCGGCGACCCGGAGACCCAGGTCGTCCTGGCCCGCCTGAAGACCCCGCTCGCCGGCGTCCTCCTCGCCTCGGCCGACGGCACGCTCGCGGACCTGCCGCCCCTGCGCTGGAGCGACGAGGCGGCCGTGACCGTCGTCGTGGCCTCCCACAACTACCCGGAAACGCCGCGCACCGGCGACCCCATCACCGGGCTCGCCGACGTGGCCGCGCAGGACGCGCCCCACGCGTACGTCCTGCACGCCGGGACGAAGCGGGACGGGGACGCCGTCGTCAGCGCCGGTGGCCGTGTGCTCTCCGTGACCGCGACGGGCTCGGACCTCACACAGGCCCGCGAGCGCGCGTACGCGGCGGTCTCGCGGATCGGCCTCGACGGCTCGCAGCACCGCACCGACATCGCGGCGAAGGCGGCCGCGGAGGCCTGA
- the purS gene encoding phosphoribosylformylglycinamidine synthase subunit PurS, producing MARVVVDVMLKPEILDPQGQAVQRALPRLGFEGISDVRQGKRFELEVDGPVDDAVLARIHELADTFLANTVIENFTVKVEEPAVGAEK from the coding sequence GTGGCACGCGTCGTAGTCGACGTCATGCTCAAGCCGGAGATCCTCGACCCCCAGGGCCAGGCGGTGCAGCGTGCACTGCCGCGCCTCGGTTTCGAGGGCATCTCCGACGTACGTCAGGGAAAGCGATTCGAACTCGAGGTTGACGGGCCCGTTGACGATGCCGTCCTCGCCCGTATCCATGAGTTGGCCGACACGTTCCTCGCCAACACCGTGATCGAGAACTTCACCGTGAAGGTGGAAGAACCCGCGGTGGGGGCAGAAAAGTGA
- a CDS encoding sensor histidine kinase, with protein sequence MRRPGAWWRGKSTPAKVETYTRWSLHSFGLVEICWLGPLAFGEVPAALAWTLFLALCAHAVFGAVTTSRALDWTRGRREQPVRLVIAYGVVTAVIAVGTLGVMLRVPADEEAGTRTALVLFVGILMVGAGCATPGLRTRRRVIGAALGASLGAGAASVPSGLPAPAALITAATVLFTTAIFALTAGFSVWLLNAVHELDEARETRARLAVAEERLRFGRDLHDVMGRNLAVIALKSELAVQLTLRGRPEAVDQMTEVQRIAQESQREVREVVRGYREADLSAELAGAQGVLTAAGISCEVTGPAAELPGPIQSALGWVVREATTNVLRHGDARHCDIGVRVGPDAVVLSVENDGAGTPGALSGGSGLAGLRERLAEVAGTLEAGVVPDADGMFRVVAEVPLAGPTVEQRRDAAYERSAG encoded by the coding sequence ATGAGGCGGCCTGGCGCGTGGTGGCGGGGGAAGAGCACCCCGGCGAAGGTGGAGACGTACACACGGTGGTCTCTGCACTCCTTCGGGCTCGTCGAGATCTGCTGGCTCGGGCCGCTCGCCTTCGGTGAGGTGCCGGCCGCGCTCGCGTGGACCCTGTTCCTCGCGCTCTGCGCGCATGCCGTGTTCGGCGCGGTGACCACGTCCAGGGCGCTCGACTGGACGCGCGGCCGGCGCGAGCAGCCGGTCCGCCTCGTCATCGCGTACGGCGTCGTCACCGCCGTGATCGCCGTCGGGACGCTCGGCGTGATGCTGCGGGTGCCCGCGGACGAGGAGGCCGGCACCCGCACGGCGCTCGTCCTCTTCGTCGGCATCCTCATGGTCGGCGCGGGCTGTGCCACGCCCGGGCTGCGCACCCGCAGGCGGGTGATCGGCGCGGCGCTCGGCGCGTCCCTCGGTGCCGGGGCGGCGTCCGTGCCGTCCGGGCTGCCCGCGCCCGCCGCTCTCATCACGGCGGCCACCGTGCTGTTCACCACCGCGATCTTCGCGCTGACCGCCGGATTCTCCGTCTGGCTGCTGAACGCCGTCCACGAACTCGACGAGGCCCGCGAGACCAGGGCGCGGCTCGCCGTCGCCGAGGAGCGGCTGCGGTTCGGGCGCGATCTCCATGACGTGATGGGCCGCAATCTCGCCGTGATCGCGCTCAAGAGCGAGCTCGCGGTCCAGCTCACCCTGCGCGGGCGGCCCGAGGCCGTGGACCAGATGACCGAGGTGCAGCGCATCGCCCAGGAGTCACAGAGGGAAGTGCGGGAGGTCGTACGCGGCTATCGCGAAGCCGACCTGTCGGCCGAACTGGCGGGAGCGCAGGGCGTGTTGACCGCCGCGGGGATCTCCTGCGAGGTGACAGGTCCGGCCGCCGAGCTGCCCGGCCCCATACAGTCCGCCCTCGGCTGGGTCGTCCGCGAGGCCACGACGAACGTCCTGCGGCACGGGGACGCCCGGCACTGCGACATCGGCGTACGGGTGGGGCCGGACGCGGTGGTCCTGAGCGTGGAGAACGACGGGGCCGGAACGCCTGGGGCCCTGAGCGGCGGGTCGGGGCTCGCGGGGCTGCGGGAGCGCCTTGCCGAGGTCGCCGGGACGCTTGAGGCCGGTGTGGTGCCGGATGCGGACGGGATGTTCCGGGTCGTGGCCGAGGTGCCGCTCGCCGGGCCCACCGTGGAACAGCGGCGCGACGCCGCGTACGAAAGGAGCGCCGGGTGA
- a CDS encoding ABC transporter permease translates to MSAVVTDRTKPAVTGGTTAAGRMRALARAELTLIGRSKGTLFTAVFVPLVLPFSVRSSIDSMDLKGAGLTVGSVLLPSAIGFSLLFAVYSALVGVYAARREELVLKRLRTGELRDAEILAGAAVPSVAIGLAQSLVLVAACTAFLDVGAPQAPYYAVVGLLLGLVMWPALAAVTASFSKSVESAQVAAMPLLLLSMLGSGTVVPLEVMPDRLASVCELLPLTPVITLVRGGWTGDLSAYDALGAVATAVAWTVLAVFAVRRWFRWEPRR, encoded by the coding sequence ATGAGCGCGGTCGTGACGGACAGGACGAAGCCCGCGGTCACGGGCGGCACGACGGCCGCAGGGCGGATGCGGGCGCTCGCCCGCGCGGAGCTGACGCTGATCGGGCGCAGCAAGGGCACGCTCTTCACCGCGGTGTTCGTGCCGCTGGTGCTGCCGTTCAGCGTGCGCTCGTCGATCGACAGCATGGACCTGAAGGGTGCGGGGCTCACCGTCGGCTCGGTGCTGCTGCCGTCCGCGATCGGCTTCTCCCTCCTCTTCGCCGTCTACAGCGCGCTGGTCGGCGTGTACGCGGCGCGGCGCGAGGAACTCGTCCTCAAGCGGCTGCGCACCGGTGAGCTGCGGGACGCGGAGATCCTCGCGGGCGCCGCGGTGCCCTCCGTCGCCATCGGCCTCGCGCAGAGCCTCGTCCTCGTCGCCGCCTGCACGGCGTTCCTCGACGTGGGAGCCCCGCAGGCGCCGTACTACGCCGTCGTGGGGCTGCTGCTGGGGCTGGTGATGTGGCCCGCGCTCGCCGCCGTCACCGCGAGTTTCAGCAAGAGCGTCGAGAGCGCGCAGGTCGCGGCCATGCCGCTGCTGCTCCTCTCGATGCTCGGCTCCGGCACCGTCGTACCGCTCGAAGTCATGCCGGACCGTCTCGCGTCGGTGTGCGAACTGCTGCCCCTCACGCCGGTGATCACCCTCGTACGGGGCGGCTGGACCGGGGATCTCTCCGCGTACGACGCCCTGGGCGCCGTCGCCACCGCTGTGGCCTGGACCGTCCTCGCCGTGTTTGCTGTACGACGGTGGTTCCGCTGGGAACCACGGCGTTGA
- a CDS encoding phosphoribosylaminoimidazolesuccinocarboxamide synthase, with the protein MSGFVEKPEPQQVPGLVHLHTGKVRDLYRNEAGDLVMVASDRMSAYDWVLPTPIPDKGRVLTQLSLWWFDQLADLVPNHVLSTELPPGAPADWQGRTLICKSLRMVPVECVARGYLTGSGLVEYNDSRTVCGLALPEGLTDGSELPAPIFTPATKAEVGEHDENVSYEEVARQVGAETAAQLRQMTLAVYGRARDIARERGVILADTKFEFGFDGEALILGDEVLTPDSSRFWPAAEWEPGHAQPSFDKQYVRNWLTGPESGWDRKSEQPPPALPQQIVDATRAKYIEAYERLTGVSW; encoded by the coding sequence GTGTCCGGATTCGTCGAAAAGCCCGAACCCCAGCAGGTGCCGGGCCTGGTACACCTCCACACCGGCAAGGTGCGGGACCTGTACCGGAACGAGGCGGGCGACCTCGTGATGGTCGCCTCAGACCGCATGTCCGCCTACGACTGGGTGCTGCCCACCCCCATCCCCGACAAGGGCCGCGTGCTCACGCAGCTGTCGCTGTGGTGGTTCGACCAGCTCGCCGATCTGGTCCCCAACCACGTCCTGTCGACCGAGCTGCCGCCCGGCGCCCCCGCCGACTGGCAGGGCCGCACCCTCATCTGCAAGTCGCTGCGCATGGTCCCCGTCGAGTGCGTGGCCCGCGGCTATCTCACGGGCTCCGGCCTCGTCGAGTACAACGACTCGCGCACGGTCTGCGGCCTCGCGCTGCCCGAGGGCCTGACCGACGGCTCGGAGCTGCCCGCCCCGATCTTCACGCCCGCCACGAAGGCCGAGGTCGGCGAGCACGACGAGAACGTGTCGTACGAGGAGGTGGCCCGCCAGGTCGGCGCGGAGACCGCCGCCCAGCTGCGCCAGATGACGCTCGCCGTCTACGGCCGGGCCCGGGACATCGCGCGGGAGCGCGGCGTGATCCTCGCGGACACCAAGTTCGAGTTCGGCTTCGACGGCGAGGCGCTGATCCTCGGCGACGAGGTCCTCACCCCGGACTCGTCCCGCTTCTGGCCCGCCGCCGAGTGGGAGCCGGGCCACGCCCAGCCGTCGTTCGACAAGCAGTACGTGCGGAACTGGCTGACGGGCCCCGAGTCGGGCTGGGACCGCAAGAGCGAGCAGCCGCCGCCGGCGCTTCCGCAGCAGATCGTGGACGCGACGCGCGCCAAGTACATCGAGGCGTACGAGCGCCTGACCGGCGTCAGCTGGTAA
- the purQ gene encoding phosphoribosylformylglycinamidine synthase subunit PurQ — MTARIGVVTFPGSLDDRDTQRAIRLAGAEPVALWHKDKDLKQVDAVVLPGGFSYGDYLRAGAISRFSPVMESVVDQAKAGLPVLGICNGFQVLTEAHLLPGAMLGNDHLHFICRDQKLRVENTDTAWTADYTAGQEIHIPLKNMDGRYVADERTLDMLEAEGRVAFRYVGFNPNGSLRDIAGITNEAGNVVGLMPHPEHAVEPLVGSGRTDGLPFFTSILKKLVAAS, encoded by the coding sequence GTGACCGCTCGTATTGGAGTCGTCACCTTTCCCGGATCCCTCGACGACCGGGACACGCAGCGCGCGATCCGACTCGCCGGCGCGGAACCCGTAGCCCTCTGGCACAAGGACAAGGATCTGAAGCAGGTCGACGCTGTCGTCCTGCCCGGTGGATTCTCCTACGGCGACTATCTGCGGGCGGGTGCCATCTCCCGGTTCTCGCCGGTGATGGAGAGCGTCGTCGACCAGGCCAAGGCGGGTCTTCCCGTTCTCGGTATCTGCAATGGCTTCCAGGTCCTGACCGAGGCGCATCTGCTCCCCGGCGCGATGCTCGGCAACGACCATCTGCACTTCATCTGCCGTGACCAGAAGCTGCGCGTGGAGAACACGGACACCGCCTGGACCGCCGACTACACGGCCGGCCAGGAGATCCACATCCCGCTGAAGAACATGGACGGCCGCTACGTCGCCGACGAGCGCACGCTGGACATGCTGGAGGCGGAGGGCCGCGTCGCCTTCCGTTACGTGGGCTTCAACCCGAACGGCTCGCTCCGCGACATCGCCGGCATCACGAACGAGGCGGGCAATGTCGTCGGTCTGATGCCGCACCCGGAGCACGCCGTCGAGCCGCTCGTCGGCTCCGGTCGCACCGACGGCCTCCCCTTCTTCACCTCGATCCTCAAGAAGCTGGTCGCCGCCTCATGA